The Solanum lycopersicum chromosome 2, SLM_r2.1 DNA window CGCTTATGTATACGATATTGGGGACGACAGGGTGGACGACGCTACAGAGATGCTCAGAGAATGGAAGAATGCCAAGCGCAAGGGCAAAGACAGAGTCGATTCAACGCTGGATGTGACGAAGGCTACAAAGCATGGTTGAAGAGGGATATACAAAACATCTCCTTTCAAATTCCGCGTAGCTTTCGCAGTGTGACAGACAAAGAGGCCAAAGCAGAGGCTGAATTACGAGAATTAAAGGAAGAAGCTAATGAGGTCTACGCCAAATTCGTAGAGAATCAAGACGCACTCGAGAGGACAACTCGAGAGATCGAGAGACTGAAGCAAGGGTATGAAGATTTCGACAACTGGATCCAGCAGAAAATTGAGAGGATGCGATACGAGAGCCTGGAAGACAAAGGGCGTCTTGGCGAAGACTTTCTGTTGATGCTGAGGTACATGTTCCAACAGCACAAAAACCAGAAAAACGACGGCGGAGCGGGATCGTCCGGAGCAGCATAGTGGATATCGCCCCTACGCGGGTTTTTCCTTGTTGTATTCGCATTGCTTTAGCCCCTGCGTGGGCCTGATATTATCGCACTTTCTAAATAGCCCCTGCGTGGGTTTGtttatttcccttttaaaacatttcactcattgttaaatattattttggggGGAATCACTTGACTGGTTTATACTCACACGTACATTATTCGAATGcgttaggcctacccttggcacaaaagggtccccATGCATGATTAGGACGCGTTATCTATGTGCACttaaatgtttatgtgttacGTTGCTTTGAATGAAGATATTGTAAACCCACTCCAAGCCCAAAACTCTAAAGAGTATACAGAAGCCACTATTAAAATGTCCAACCAAAATTTCTGAGTCTCTAGTTTCTCACGCAAAATCCATCTCCCACCACAAATCCTAAATACCGCTCTATCATCCCAGGGAAGTTGATTCACCGCTATGGACAAAGGCAAGAATGTCCAGACAGAGCTAACTGAGAAGGAACTAAGAAGAAAGATCGAACGAATCACTCGAGAGATTCAGAGGGTTAAAGAAGAAGGACTCAAAGTAGACGTGACCACGGCGATCTACAAAGCTGCGGTCACAACCTTGGATGAAGATCTGGCGTCACagataaagagaaagaaggaggtTGAGATGGAAACCGAAAGCCTAAGGAAAAGGTTGAACTTGCTTCATTTGGAGACACACGAAGGAAAGGCGAGAGAAGCGAAAATAGATATCGAGACTGCCGTGTCGTTGGCCAGAAGTGCGACACTCGACGAAGAATTGGCAACCCATAGCAACTCAAAAGGCGGAAAACATCCCGCCCGTGAACAGGGAACAGATAACAGTAGCCCCGGCTGTGAAGTAATTGAGGAGGACGATGAAGAagaaatcgtctacaagcctccatttccgACTGTCTGACGCAGCCACAAGACAAGAAATCGCCAAATGTTGTCTTCTagaaatttcaatgttgtttttCAATTCCCTTGTAATCAAAATGagagaatgaatgaaaatgtatccgaactacgttgggcctgaattctccccgtgagatacgtaggcagccttcccGGCCCGGCCCCTATCACAGAAATTTTAATTCTCCTCCATGTTTCGGAAATGCGAAGATGAGATCAACGGACGTCGAAAAGCAACttcaagaagaccatagctcaacgtgattcaTCTTTCCCGAGATGAcgtcaaaacaaacaaattcctgtTTGTTCAGAATATATTTCCGTCCTCATTCGTGggttaagatatcctcaaacaaagagACCTgtgtgtttatttgttttatgtgcgatattatgcattttgtactccggatatgcactaacaaatttgcctttgagttgtttttaccTCTCAGGTACCtcttactgatctgtgtcgataaagctggcagatcaccACTACTTCACCAGATCAAAATGTCGCGCAGATTCCTTCCTCGGATCAAACGCAAATACAGACATGGGCGACAACAATGAACAAATCAGCCTCACAGATGTCGTGGTGGCTCAGCCAACTGTGGCAGAGCAGAATGAGCTTATTGCGCAGTTGATGCAGCAAATAGCTGACATGAGGGTAGAGATGCAACGGAGGCAAGACACCCCTCCGCCCGGATTCGGCCCCAACTTTCTCGACGCAAGACCCCCTACATACTTCCCCTCGTCCAGCTCGGATCCTACTCAGCAACATCCACCGACACCCGTGCACAACCCCTCTGGGGTAGACATGACAACCAAAAACCCCAATACGCGTCGGTCTCCTATCAAACTCCCTCCCCACTTCCAAACAATCCTCCGCAAATGCCACCACATCCCCAAAATACTCAAGCAGCCCCACTACCCCAAAATCAAACCCAAAATCCCACCGCCTTCAATTCCCAAACACCACACCCCCACTTAAACCAAAATACCAATCCCCAAAATTATCCGCAAAACTATCAAACCGCACAGAATGTCCCAAGCCCTTCCATAGCTGCACCCCTCCACAAAAGAACTACTTTCCAAGTCCCTGTTCAGACCGAGCATGAGGTGCACGGCTCCGAGTTGGACCATTATGAGGAGCAAGAAAGAGAGTGGAGGGCGAGGGAAGAAGCGAAGGTAGACATAAAGGAGGAGATTAAGAGGGCGATGAGAGAATTGCAATGTACTCCAGACGTCGCCGGGTTAAGCTACGCAGAACTATGCATCCACCAAGACTTGAACCTACATGAAGGGTTCAAGATCCCGAAGTTTGATACCTTCGGAGGGGTGGGAAACCCCATGGCACACCTGAGAGCATACTGTGAccaactcgtgggagttggtAAAGATGAAGCCTTGCTGATGAGGTTATTCAGCCGGAGCCTATGTGGTGAAGCCCTGGAGTGGTTCACGTCACATGAGACTCGACAGTGGCCCAGTTGGAGTGCACTGGCTAAGGATTTCATCGATAGATTCACATATAACGTCGAGGTAGTTCCTGATCGGTACTccttggagaagatgaagcagaagCCCACAGAAAGCTATCGAGAATTCGCGTACAGATGGAGTAAAGAGGTAGCAAGGGTGAGGCCTCCGATGACAGAAAAAGAGATTGTGGAGGTGTTCGTGCGGGTGCAGGAGCCCTAGTATTATGACAAGATCATCTTGTTAATTGGCGCGAAGTTCGCCGAAATAGTCAAAGTGAGCGAGACTATTGAAGATGGCTTGAAGTCGGGGAAGATAGCCCGAGCGTCTGCATCGCCTGGATCTTCCGGACTGGtaaggaagaaaagagaggagGTTAACGCTATCTCGCACGGGGGAAGAAAAATCCCCAGAAACTTACCACGTCCCCAAGGCCGCTCCAATCCTCCATTAAAGCCTCATCGAGCCTACCATCCACACTCAAGTCACTCCGGCCACTACAATGCTGCCCCCCATTATCCAGATGCCCATATTGTGTCGTATCAAAATCCACCCCCGATTCCCCAAAATTTTCCCTCCACATATCCAAACTACCCCCAAGCTTATCAAGTCCCTCCCCATTACCAAAGTGTCGCTCCTAGCTGCGCTAATGTACAACCAAGCTATCAAACACCGTCTCCGACATATCAAATACAAACCCCAGCATATCAAAACCACCCCCATCCGAATTACCGAGCCCCAATGCCAAACTACCAAACAAATCCCCATCCCAGAGCCCATGCTCCACGACCAAATGCCCGCAGTTATCAACAAGTCCCTCCCCCACAGCATGGCGGGTATGATCCCCCTCGCCCCAGGTCTGAGAAGAAGCCCTCCAGAAGCTTCACCGTATTGGCGGAAAGCAGAACTAAATTGTTTGAAAGATTATCCGCGGCCAgatacatccaccctgtgggCCCCAAGCCCAtggatgttaattccaaattCTACAGACCGGAGCAGAGATGTGCTTACCATTCCAACGGTGTTGGACATAATACAGAAGATtgtatcaatctcaagcacAAGATCCAGGACTTGATTGACAAGGAAGTGGTCTCTCTTCAGCCCGCGGCGCCAAACGTCAACATGAATCCGTTGCCAAATCATGGGAGtggaaacatcaacatgatagaAACTGACGAAGATGAGCGTGAAGCCAAGAGAATTACTCCTGTTGTTCAGGAAGACTTGGAGAGGGCTGTCGCTTCTTTGAGCGTCAGGGAGAAAGGAGAGTTTGTCATTCTGACACCTGCAAAGGCTGTTGCTTTGGTGCCCGCAAAGACTCTCGCCAAGCCCAAGTTCGTTATAGAAACGGCCGTGGCTCAGGGCATGACTAGATGTGGAAGATGTTACACTCCTgatgagcttgctctcggaggacaAAAGAAAGATCATGCCAAGAGACCGATCAGCGAAGCAGAAGCTGAGGAGTTCTGGAGGAGAATGCAACCCAAAGACTACTCCATCGTCAAGCACTTGGAGAAAACTCCAGCCCAAATTTCGGTGTGGGCCCTGCTGATGAGCTCCTGGTCCCACAGACAGGCTTTGATGAAAGCCCTGGATGACACATATGTGCCCTCGGGTACGAGCAGCGACAATGTAGCTGCTATGATTCACCAGGTCATTCGGGGACACCTTATCAGTTTCTGCGACGATGAACTGCCGGCCGCAGGGAGGGCCCACAACAAAGCTCTACACATCAACGTGATATGTCGCGGAAAGGTCATCAACCGTGTTCTGGTAGACGACGGATCTGGTTTGAACATATGCCCCCTGTCCACATTGAAGCAGCTGAGGTTTGACCTCGGAAAGTTGGAGCAAAACCAGGTCAATGTGAGAGCATTCGACGGTATGCAGAGAGACACGTTGGGAGCTGTGAAcctgaccatccaaatgggcccCGCAGAGTTCGAGGCAAAGTTCCAGGTGTTGGACATCGACACTAGCTATAACTTTCTGTTGGGAAGGCCATTCATCCACGCGGCTGGGGCCGTCCCCTCCACTCTCCACCAAATGATAAATCTGGTGTGGAAGAATGAAGAACTGGTGATTCATGGTGAAAAGGGTCAATCGGGAAGGCAAGTGCCGGTCTCGGACAAAACACCGCAAGGTTCGGACTTCTACACGGTGGAGTTGGTAAATGCCACCGATGAGGGCTTGGCCTCGCAGAACCCCATGCCGGCCGTGTACAAAATGATCGCCACGGTAATGCTGCAGAGTGGATTCGAACCAGGTTTCGGATTAGGAAGGAATGCGCAAGGGATCATCGAGCCAGTTCCGATCCTTGCTACAGGATCAAGGTATGGTTTGGGTtacatccccacagatgatgatatgaagatgaagaggaaaAGGGATCAAGGGTTGACTAAGCCGATCCCGCATCTCTATCAATCCTTTCCAGTCCGGGAGCGTGCCGAGCCTGAAGATgatggggaaggaatctgtgacctTTTCCAGGAGATCAATGCCATCATCGAGGAGGAGGCTGAGCCAGCTGGCATTCGTGACGCTGAACCAGGGGAGGTGCTGCTGAATTGGACGTCCACGCCAATCCTGATGTCCCGAACTCTGTGGTAGAAAGGAGTTATTTTGTGCATATTAAAATCGGTGGTAGTccggaagaggcccgagacccaccatttctgcattttcttgattttgaattttgttatgatGTTTAAAAGGCAACATGGCCTCGCGCCATGACCCAAGTTTGCATTTTTGATTCgatttaaatgaaagcctccttattttgactttgtttatttaattgcgagttatattttactttcctaattttgtctgtttatgatttcagtaacgtaagttacaaacctgccaatgtcatgtcatgtcatgggCTAAATGAGCAAAACGAGGCAAATGACGATGACGTCGATGACCACGACGAGGGAAATGGGGAACCGAACTATGTGGCCGAAGAATTTCGACAGTTCGAGAACCAACATAAACCGAACCTGGAGGAGACAGAGACGGTGAATTTCGGCGATTCAGAATATGccaaagaggttaagatcagcacTCATTTGAATGACACTCAGAAGGAGAGCCTGGTTTGCCTGCTTGCCGAATACCATGATGTGTTCGTTTGGGAAGTCAGTGACATGCAGGGGTTGAGTACCGATGTCGTGTCTCATAAGCTGCCTATCAATCCAGGGTTCGAACCGGTGAAGCAAAAGATTCAAAAAGTCAAGCCTGAATTAAGTCTGAAGATTAAAGAGGAAATCACCAAGCATATAGAGTCCCGATTGGTGGAAGTGACACAATATCCAACCTGGCTGGCCAATGTTGTTCCGGTcgccaagaaagatggaaaaataaGAATTTGTGTTGATTACAGGGATCTCAACAAGGCTATcccaaaggataattttccgttgccaaatatccatattttgattgacaactgcgccaaacatgagatgcagtcatttgtggattgttacgcgGGTTATCACCAAATTTTGATGGATGAGGAAGACGCGGAAAAAATGGCCTTCATCAcaccttggggtgtatatcattaCAGGGTAATGCTGTTTGGTCTCAAGAATGCCGGTTCTACTTACATGAGAGCCATGACGACCATCTTTCACGACGTGattcacaaggaaattgaagtgtatGTGGACGACGTCATAATCAAATCCCGCGGGAGTTCGGATCATTTGACACACCTGAGGaaattctttgaacgtttgCGTCGGTACAACCGAAAGCTAAATCCCGCCAAATGTGCTTTTGGAGTCCCAGCTGGGAAGTTGTTGgggtttatagtcagcagaagaggtattgagctcgacccttccaagattaaagcaattcaggagttacctccgccgaagatgagaaaagaggtgatgagtttcttagggaggttaaactatatcagcCGGTTTATAGCACAATCGACGGTGGTATGTGGGCCTATCTTCaagttgctgaagaaagatgccccaactaagtggactgaggagtgccagaccgctttcgacgctatcaagagctacttgtctaacccaccagtattggttcctcctcgagaagggagtcctttgttgctATATTTGTCTGTTTCAGATAACGCCTTTGGAtgtgtacttggtcaacacgacgagacagGGAAGAAGGAGAGGGCTATCTACTACATAAGCAAAAAGTTTACTCCGTACGAGTCTCGCTACACTTTGCTGGAGAGAACATGCTGTGCTCTGACGTGGCTTACCCAGAAGCTGAGACACTATTTGTCGTCGTATACTACATACCTTATCTCCAGGACGGATCcgttgaagtatattttccagaaagcgatgCCGACCGGGAAGCTAGCTAAATGGCAAATGCTGTTGCGTGAGTTTGACATCGTGTACgtgactcagaaggcaataaaggcacaagctttggctgatcatcttgcggaaaatcccgttgatgaagagtctgaacctctcaagacatattttcacgatgaagaggtgtcatttgtgggtgaggATATCTCTGAGGCTTATCCaagttggagattattcttcgaTGGAGCGGTGAATCACCAGGATAAAGGTGTTGGAGCGGTCCTGGTATAagaatctggtcagcactatcctatgGCGGCTAAGCTACGATTCAACTGCACGAACAACATGGCTGAGTATGAAGCTTGCATTCTCGGTTTGAAAATGGCCGTCGACATGAATGTTTATGAGTtactggttattggagattcagacctcttgattcatcaggttcaggaagaatgggctgtgaagaacccaAAGATTGTACCTTACGTACAATATGTGCAAAATCTGTGTAAAAGGTTTTgcaagatcgagttcagacatactcccagaatacagaatgaattagctgatgctcttgccaccatcgcttcaatGATCAAACATCCAGATACTGATTACATCGACCCGTTGGATATAGACTTGAGggaacatccagtccattgttcacatgttgaatcagaaccagatggtttgccttggtatttcgACATAAAGAGGTACCTGGAGTCTGGGACATATCCAGAAGACGCCACATCTAATCAAAAGAAGTCGATACGtcgtatggctctcaatttctttctgaatggagaagtcttgtataggaggactccagatttgggtcttttAAGATGTGTAGATGCTGCTGAAGCTGTgaggcttattgaacagatGCATGCTGGAGTTTGCGGTACACACATGAATGGGCTTACTTTAGCAAGAAAGGTTCTTCGAGCTggttatttctggatgactatggagaatgactgttgcaaattcgtgcaaaaatgccataaatgtcaagtgcacggcgATTTGATAcgggtgccacctcacgaacttaatgctatgagttcactTTGGCCATAtgtagcttggggaatggatgtcatcaGTCCTATAGAGCCAgccgcttctaatggacacagattcattttggttgccatcgattatttcaccaagtgggtggaagcagcctcttacaaatcggtaaccaagaaagtggtggccgactttgtccgcaacaatctgatatgccgatttggagttccagaatccatcatcactgataacggtgcaaatctcaacagtcatctgatgaaagagatatgtggacaatttaagattattcacCGAAGGTCCGCTGCTTATCGCcctcaaatgaacggagctgtagaggctGCCAACAAGAACCTCAAGAAGATTctaaggaaaatgattgacaagcagcggggttggcatgaaatgttgccatatgctctactgggttatcgaacgacggtcagaacatcaactggggctactccatacttgctagtatacggaacagaagcagtcgtacctgttgaagtcgagataccgtcactgaggatcatccaagaagctgagctAAGTAATGCTGAGTGGGTTAGCAAACGGATTGATCAACtagctttgattgatgagaagaggaTGGTTGCTGTTTGCCATGGCTAGTTGTATAGACAAAGAATGACTCgcgcttttcacaaaagagtgagtgccagaaattttgaagttgatcaGTTGGTccttaagcgtatttttcctcatcaagacgagtacaaaggaaagttcgcaccaaactggcaaggtccttacatggttcgcaaagtactatctggaggtgctttagtCTTGTCAGAGATGGATGGCGCTGTATGGCCGAagcctatcaactcagatgctgtcaagagatTTACGCGTGAAGTTCGTTTTGCATTTTCcatcatttacttgtaatcttctgtttgcttgtatttgttcgaatttgaattcttatccctcctgtaacgaactacgtctgacctgaattctcgagaacgagatacgtaggcggcctatgtcagcttcggtcaccccatttacccctttaatcatttctttgtatttgaactacgtttgacctgaatcctcaagaatgagatacgtaggcggcctttgtCAGCCTCAGTTAGTTTCTTTGTAAATCTATTCTTTTTAACCtttaaggggaactacgtttgacctgattcctgcctcaacgggatacgtaggcgccacaagggctcgGTCATATATCTCGTAAGATCTATTTCCCCTtctacaatagaaactgggacagaatttttgagagggactcaaaaattctccagaAGGAACCTTCTCTTTAGCGGATCAAACTAAAGACATTTCGAATTTGCGACTGcgacagaatttttgaggagatctcaaaaattctgcgaTTTATTCGGTTACAATGGAAAGATGAGCAAGATactaaactgggacagaaattttgaggatggcctcaaaatttcgtcATGGGTCTTCCATGCAAGTCTGGAATGCCTCTGAAATTCCTTCGACAAGCGTCGAACTCAAAAAAGCTCGTTAAGTctgacatgacatgacttggcagtgaCTTTTTCAAgatactatttaaaaaaaaaatcttgtttctcttaaaaatttcccttttatatttcatctgttttggcataagatattttcttatctatcaagagtcgggaaatCAGGAAATCAACCGAAGATATCAGGACAAGGAGCAAACAACCGAAGagatcgacacagatcagtatgtttaaaactgacaatttttctgtggatgcaggttCACAGCTTCGCTTCGAAATCGGCCAAATTCTTCCGACGGATGAATACGGagaaggagaaaactatctccaaaaCCAGAATTTTATTGAAAGCAGGAATATCGTTTGTGTCAGGATGCTTatgaatgtgtttgtttatttcagACCATTCTCAACAATGGGAAATTTACAAAGGATCCACCCAGATTCGAAGATGAATTAAATAGGAATCTCAGCGGAGATTTCACGATTTCTATAGAAGACGCTATTTGCATTGAGTTATCAAAGCAAGATgattattgtcgatcaagacCATGCACTACCTCAGAAGAGACAgttatgcaattattatttcatcgttatcgatcaagtcgatatattatttggagaTTGTCTTACCGTTACTATCCACGGGGGCGATATAAATtaatgcatcgcgagaagaattcatACCTCGCGAGAAGAATCATGCatagcggaatcatgcatcgcggaatcatgcatcgcggaaatcatgcatcgcggaatcatgcatcgcgagtcattaagcatgcacgacgagaagatttcatgcctcgtcaaaatttatgcatcgcgagaaaaCTCCATACCTCGCTGGaaattatgcatgacgagaagatttcatgcctcgtcaaaatttatacatcgcgagaaaaATATATGCCTcgctgaaaatcatgcatcgcggaaatcatgcatcgcgagtcaataattatgcatgacgagaagatttcatgcctcatcaaaatttatacatcgcgagaagaatttatgcctcgctgaaaatcatgcatcgcggaaatcatgcatcgcgagtcaataattatgcatgacgagaagatttcatgccttgtcaaaatttatacatcgcgagaagaatttatgcctcgctgggattcatgcatcgcggaaatcatgcatcgcggaatcatgcatcgcgagtcattaattatgcacgacgagaagatttcatgcctcgtcaaaatttatgcatcgcgagaagacttcatacctcgctggaatttatacatcgcgagaagaatttatgcctcgctggaattcatgcatcgcggaaatcatgcatcgcggaatcatgcatcgcgagtcaataattatgcacgacgagaagatttcatgcctcgtcaaaatttatgcacgacgagaagagttcacgcctcgtcaaaatttgcacatcgcgagaagattttattcctcgctgaaagttatgcatcgcgggaagattcatatctcgcgagaatttacgtatcgcgggaagatattcatgccccgcaagaggacgtacatggataaagaaagagcaatacttatccattggcctcgactgcattctgttatttcttataaaagtaaacatcaagGAGAGCATCGAAGGtgacaacaaaagaaacatcaatatcgcaacatcatttatttatttatttcgaaaTCAAGTATGGAATACATTAAAGATGATATCGCGAAATacaaggcataagctttatttgctggacgtcagaccgatcgagtcgacgtcAAGTATGGAGGGGAACAAGGAAGTGTCGACACggtaaaaagacactgtctcccatcctaattgcatttttaagctgacgagttttatctcactCTTTATCGAGAGCATCcgaaaaggatgaattctccaaaaaaccacaggtgcggacgacatcaaaaaggatgcagcacaacgtggaactttttcttagcagtgaactgggacatagtccgaagaggaatgtcaaactcttaggacgcgagcagaagagcgacttccaccacaatcgaaccaccCTCTCGAAGCATGCGGGTTTTTCTTTAGTTCTGCCAGTTTCCGTCTCGCGTCCGGAAGTTTTGTTTTATCGGAggcaagtttccaatctgagtgacaatgcgccaagagctttggaaattatgtccatgTAAGTTCTTACCTATGGATATGAAGAgctccacattcatggctaagaggttacaagcctccttttcatactcgtcAATGAGTCACTTGTCCAAAACCGAAGGTTATCAAGcgtaatagatttccttttccaccgatcgagtcgaactacacacagcctgattccgaCGGTTTACggatatgtaggcggattcaatgttgaaaactcggctgtattccaacattcgctctgAATTCCATTATCAagcatttcgataccttcataattcggtgtCGAGGTGGCTCTTGATTCCTTCAAATCGTGCGGcaaatcaagcttatcgaactacaagtggcctgaattctcatatagcctgagatatgtaggagaccCGTGTTCAAGGGTTCGGCCATAGTTCCTAAACCCTTTGTCGAATCCTTCCTTTAAAACGAATgaggttggtcaaaattggtttggtcaatttcattttcctcgaattgCTTGCATCAATccgagtaaaatgagggacagttgttcacacccaatttttgacccacgtcgatataaattgattatcgagcttcgtgagtttttcaaattatttaagttaattagttttataaatcttgcgaaattttttttaaaaaaaaaagaagtatatatatatatatatatgtatatatgtatacgtatatatatatatatatgcatatatatatataagtaaaaaatatatataatatacggATCTT harbors:
- the LOC104645638 gene encoding uncharacterized protein: MGDNNEQISLTDVVVAQPTVAEQNELIAQLMQQIADMRVEMQRRQDTPPPGFGPNFLDARPPTYFPSSSSDPTQQHPPTPVHNPSGNVPSPSIAAPLHKRTTFQVPVQTEHEVHGSELDHYEEQEREWRAREEAKVDIKEEIKRAMRELQCTPDVAGLSYAELCIHQDLNLHEGFKIPKFDTFGGVGNPMAHLRAYCDQLVGVGKDEALLMRLFSRSLCGEALEWFTSHETRQWPSWSALAKDFIDRFTYNVEVVPDRYSLEKMKQKPTESYREFAYRWSKEVARFAEIVKVSETIEDGLKSGKIARASASPGSSGLVRKKREEVNAISHGGRKIPRNLPRPQGRSNPPLKPHRAYHPHSSHSGHYNAAPHYPDAHIVSYQNPPPIPQNFPSTYPNYPQAYQVPPHYQSVAPSCANVQPSYQTPSPTYQIQTPAYQNHPHPNYRAPMPNYQTNPHPRAHAPRPNARSYQQVPPPQHGGYDPPRPRSEKKPSRSFTVLAESRTKLFERLSAARYIHPVGPKPMDVNSKFYRPEQRCAYHSNGVGHNTEDCINLKHKIQDLIDKEVVSLQPAAPNVNMNPLPNHGSGNINMIETDEDEREAKRITPVVQEDLERAVASLSVREKGEFVILTPAKAVALVPAKTLAKPKFVIETAVAQGMTRCGRCYTPDELALGGQKKDHAKRPISEAEAEEFWRRMQPKDYSIVKHLEKTPAQISVWALLMSSWSHRQALMKALDDTYVPSGTSSDNVAAMIHQVIRGHLISFCDDELPAAGRAHNKALHINVICRGKVINRVLVDDGSGLNICPLSTLKQLRFDLGKLEQNQVNVRAFDGMQRDTLGAVNLTIQMGPAEFEAKFQVLDIDTSYNFLLGRPFIHAAGAVPSTLHQMINLVWKNEELVIHGEKGQSGRQVPVSDKTPQGSDFYTVELVNATDEGLASQNPMPAVYKMIATVMLQSGFEPGFGLGRNAQGIIEPVPILATGSRYGLGYIPTDDDMKMKRKRDQGLTKPIPHLYQSFPVRERAEPEDDGEGICDLFQEINAIIEEEAEPAGIRDAEPGEVLLNWTSTPILMSRTLCNVSYKPANVMSCHGLNEQNEANDDDVDDHDEGNGEPNYVAEEFRQFENQHKPNLEETETVNFGDSEYAKEVKISTHLNDTQKESLVCLLAEYHDVFVWEVSDMQGLSTDVVSHKLPINPGFEPVKQKIQKVKPELSLKIKEEITKHIESRLVEVTQYPTWLANVVPVAKKDGKIRICVDYRDLNKAIPKDNFPLPNIHILIDNCAKHEMQSFVDCYAGYHQILMDEEDAEKMAFITPWGVYHYRVMLFGLKNAGSTYMRAMTTIFHDVIHKEIEVYVDDVIIKSRGSSDHLTHLRKFFERLRRYNRKLNPAKCAFGVPAGKLLGFIVSRRGIELDPSKIKAIQELPPPKMRKEVMSFLGRLNYISRFIAQSTVVCGPIFKLLKKDAPTKWTEECQTAFDAIKSYLSNPPVLVPPREGSPLLLYLSVSDNAFGCVLGQHDETGKKERAIYYISKKFTPYESRYTLLERTCCALTWLTQKLRHYLSSYTTYLISRTDPLKYIFQKAMPTGKLAKWQMLLREFDIVYVTQKAIKAQALADHLAENPVDEESEPLKTYFHDEEVSFVGEDISEAYPSWRLFFDGAVNHQDKGVGAVLV